A portion of the Oscillospiraceae bacterium genome contains these proteins:
- a CDS encoding FAD-dependent oxidoreductase, which produces MANISRRNFMKVAAGAAGIAGLGLLNGCSKTEAPASSAAASAAGSAAEGTTPAAAAPATDKLYTASINPQLDESEFRSNTKELTTLFSPLTIGSMEISNRMVKSAAGSATYLAGLTDELLTYYVNLAKGGVALIYVETIAALEVPEGGSYDADTLAFGQKLVDECHKYGAKMGYQMSGFGMGENDMTIDDIHAKQAHFVEIAKGLQQMGFDCVELNCAGFNMPAHFLSRFHNTRTDEYGIGSIENRARFITEIIEGVKKECGPDFNMQILINCIEENDNISNNPTMMTLDSAVTTPHTLAMTMEEGITAAKLFEQAGCDSMHLRLGPLGHHVAQFGADLYFILNGIEGCTGFGAQYDFSKNWQGMLIGNTSGCGIGLNVAAEYKKALSIPCGVVTYNDPAHAPDFFEQALEDGKADFFLMTRPLTVDMEYVNKLKEGRIDEIAPCTRCLHCHIGSNEANAQMAYCRVNALTQRVMREGGPATYELEPAATPKKVMVIGGGPAGMEAARIAAARGHNVTLYEKRGALGFMLDFAASVKGPHENLADLKNYLIRQLELNGVEVKTGTEVTQELINSEAPDAVILAAGGLRDTLTVDGDGSAPVVEMDNFMFTEMGDNVIVYGSNAQAFDAALWLTVHKKNVTIVTPNPASEFDMQQSQHAMRMMTTALYALGVKSYPQSAIKTVSGNVATLTLDSGVEMSIKCDAIVNGADMLPNTSLVDGIDCKEVYTIGDCANPFNIALAIRGGNDAGRAV; this is translated from the coding sequence ATGGCAAACATCTCTCGCCGCAACTTCATGAAGGTTGCTGCCGGTGCCGCCGGCATCGCCGGTCTGGGCCTGCTGAACGGCTGTTCCAAGACCGAAGCCCCCGCCTCCTCCGCTGCTGCCTCTGCGGCCGGGTCCGCCGCCGAAGGCACCACCCCCGCTGCCGCCGCTCCGGCGACCGACAAGCTCTACACCGCCTCCATCAACCCTCAGCTGGACGAGAGCGAGTTCCGCTCCAACACCAAGGAGCTGACCACCCTGTTCAGCCCCCTGACCATCGGCTCTATGGAAATTTCCAACCGCATGGTCAAGTCCGCTGCCGGTTCCGCCACCTATCTGGCCGGTCTGACCGATGAGCTGCTCACCTACTACGTCAACCTGGCCAAGGGCGGCGTGGCCCTGATCTATGTGGAGACCATCGCAGCGCTGGAGGTACCGGAAGGCGGCTCCTACGACGCCGACACCCTGGCCTTTGGCCAGAAGCTGGTGGACGAGTGCCACAAGTACGGTGCCAAGATGGGTTACCAGATGTCCGGCTTCGGCATGGGCGAGAATGACATGACCATTGATGACATCCACGCCAAGCAGGCACACTTTGTGGAGATCGCCAAGGGTCTGCAGCAGATGGGCTTTGACTGCGTGGAACTGAACTGCGCCGGCTTCAATATGCCCGCACACTTCCTGTCCCGCTTCCACAACACCCGCACCGACGAGTACGGCATCGGCTCCATCGAAAACCGTGCCCGCTTCATCACCGAGATCATCGAGGGTGTGAAAAAGGAGTGCGGCCCGGACTTCAACATGCAGATCCTGATCAACTGCATCGAAGAGAACGACAACATCTCCAACAACCCCACCATGATGACGCTGGATTCTGCCGTCACCACCCCGCACACCCTGGCCATGACCATGGAAGAAGGCATTACCGCCGCCAAGCTGTTCGAGCAGGCCGGCTGCGACTCCATGCACCTGCGTCTGGGACCCCTGGGCCACCACGTTGCCCAGTTCGGTGCCGACCTGTACTTCATCCTGAACGGCATCGAGGGCTGCACCGGTTTCGGCGCCCAGTACGACTTCAGCAAGAACTGGCAGGGCATGCTGATCGGCAACACCAGCGGCTGCGGCATCGGCCTGAACGTTGCCGCCGAGTATAAAAAGGCGCTGTCTATCCCCTGCGGCGTTGTCACTTACAACGATCCTGCCCACGCACCCGACTTCTTCGAGCAGGCTCTGGAGGACGGCAAGGCCGACTTCTTCCTGATGACCCGCCCCCTGACCGTGGACATGGAGTACGTCAACAAGCTCAAGGAAGGCCGCATTGACGAGATCGCACCCTGCACCCGCTGCCTGCACTGCCACATCGGCAGCAACGAGGCCAACGCACAGATGGCTTACTGCCGTGTGAACGCCCTGACCCAGCGCGTGATGCGCGAGGGCGGCCCCGCTACCTACGAACTGGAGCCTGCAGCCACCCCCAAGAAGGTCATGGTCATCGGCGGCGGCCCCGCCGGCATGGAGGCTGCCCGCATCGCAGCTGCCCGCGGCCACAACGTGACCCTGTACGAGAAGCGCGGTGCCCTGGGCTTCATGCTGGACTTTGCTGCTTCCGTCAAGGGCCCCCATGAGAATCTGGCCGACCTGAAGAACTACCTGATCCGTCAGCTGGAGCTGAACGGTGTGGAAGTCAAGACCGGCACCGAGGTCACCCAGGAGCTCATCAACTCCGAAGCACCGGATGCCGTCATCCTGGCCGCCGGCGGCCTGCGCGACACCCTGACCGTGGACGGTGACGGCAGCGCCCCCGTGGTGGAGATGGACAACTTCATGTTCACCGAGATGGGCGACAACGTGATCGTTTACGGCTCCAACGCGCAGGCCTTTGACGCCGCCCTGTGGCTGACCGTGCACAAGAAGAACGTGACCATCGTCACCCCGAACCCGGCCTCCGAGTTCGACATGCAGCAGTCCCAGCACGCCATGCGCATGATGACCACCGCCCTGTACGCTCTGGGCGTGAAGTCCTATCCGCAGTCCGCCATCAAGACGGTCAGCGGCAATGTGGCCACCCTCACGCTGGACAGCGGTGTGGAGATGAGCATCAAGTGCGACGCCATCGTCAACGGTGCCGACATGCTGCCCAACACCAGTCTGGTGGACGGCATCGACTGCAAGGAAGTGTACACCATCGGCGACTGCGCCAATCCCTTCAACATCGCTCTGGCCATCCGCGGCGGCAACGACGCCGGCCGTGCGGTCTGA
- a CDS encoding FMN-binding protein yields the protein MKKTMTRNIVIMAIVTVIMAVVLSLYIKNTGTVPAADNTASLADGTYTASEQGCLSEVAVTVTVTGGKVTNVAIDASGETPELGGAAAETLADELTKAGSTAGVDAVSGATLTSNAVFTAMDSCLAQAGTGSAGAEDLTDGTYTSSAKGCLSDVEVTVTVSGGKVSEVAIDASGETPELGGAAAETLADALTKAGSTNGVDAVSGATLTSEAVFTAMNDCLSQAQ from the coding sequence ATGAAAAAGACAATGACCCGCAACATCGTCATCATGGCCATCGTCACTGTCATCATGGCAGTGGTGCTGAGCCTGTACATCAAGAACACCGGCACCGTGCCCGCTGCTGACAACACGGCTTCTCTGGCCGACGGCACCTACACCGCCAGTGAGCAGGGCTGCCTGAGCGAGGTGGCCGTCACCGTCACCGTCACCGGCGGCAAGGTGACCAATGTGGCCATCGACGCTTCCGGTGAGACCCCGGAGCTGGGCGGTGCTGCCGCTGAGACCCTGGCAGATGAGCTGACCAAGGCCGGTTCCACTGCCGGTGTGGACGCCGTTTCCGGCGCGACCCTCACCAGCAATGCTGTGTTCACCGCCATGGACAGCTGCCTGGCACAGGCCGGCACCGGCTCTGCAGGCGCAGAGGACCTGACCGACGGCACCTATACTTCCAGCGCTAAGGGCTGCCTGAGCGATGTGGAGGTCACCGTGACTGTTTCCGGCGGCAAGGTGAGCGAGGTGGCCATTGATGCTTCCGGCGAGACCCCGGAGCTGGGCGGCGCTGCTGCCGAGACCCTGGCAGATGCCCTGACCAAGGCTGGTTCCACCAACGGCGTGGATGCCGTTTCCGGCGCGACCCTGACCAGCGAGGCCGTGTTCACTGCCATGAACGACTGCCTGAGCCAGGCCCAGTAA